In the genome of Triticum urartu cultivar G1812 chromosome 5, Tu2.1, whole genome shotgun sequence, one region contains:
- the LOC125507900 gene encoding E3 ubiquitin protein ligase DRIP2-like produces MQSGPASPAPPEDTPMAAAAAVAEVEVMEEADGEQAKEDAVKVAEAQADRGVKRGRGRPRRRPVAVEGSGVVMVKREQLARCMTCQLCHRLLRNATTISECLHTFCRKCIYKKLNDEECDHCPVCKIDLGCTPIEKLRADHNKQDVRSKIFPLKRNKIGAKESPVTLPIKRKERSISSLVVDTPRITTGLTGRRTRAVTRKAAAALRGLGPILDPVERDNGSANKHPDNLSLLDSLSKVPQTRRKASSIAETSSHNSNKDKAGDDKDLDKADLWKPLNCLVEAASKTKSFRSSPSVKGDQPNGSPSSEHASKEKPVENLRKTRFQDDKKDAPQPVMLKKKGTGRTKNATSVAAASQKAQNSRALNPVWFSLIASFEQKGVPPLPQIPAHYLRIKDGSIAASSIQRYIMQKLSLGSESEVELSCCGQSINPIQPVHNLMDRWLRVGPSRHLQTSVGSSGGEYVMVITYGRPKS; encoded by the exons ATGCAGAGCGGGCCCGCAtcgccggccccgccggaggacacaccgatggcggcggcggcggcggtggctgaGGTGGAGGTGATGGAGGAGGCTGACGGGGAGCAGGCGAAGGAGGATGCTGTGAAGGTGGCGGAGGCGCAGGCGGATAGGGGAGTGAAGAGGGGGCGGGGGCGACCGCGGCGGCGGCCCGTGGCCGTGGAGGGGAGCGGGGTGGTGATGGTGAAGCGGGAGCAGCTCGCGCGCTGCATGACGTGCCAGCTCTGCCACCGCCTGCTCCGCAACGCCACCACCATCTCCGAGTGCCTTCACACAT TTTGTAGAAAGTGTATCTATAAGAAGCTTAATGATGAAGAGTGTGACCATTGTCCAGTATGTAAAATTGATCTCGGCTGCACCCCAATTGAGAAGCTTAG GGCTGATCACAATAAACAAGACGTGAGGTCAAAAATTTTCCCATTGAAAAGAAATAAGATCGGTGCTAAAGAATCTCCAGTTACACTGCCTATTAAAAGGAAAGAGAGGTCTATCTCTTCATTGGTGGTTGACACACCTCGAATAACAACGGGTTTGACTGGGCGCCGAACAAGAGCCGTTACTAGGAAGGCTGCCGCTGCATTACGTGGCCTTGGTCCTATCCTTGATCCTGTAGAAAGGGATAATGGTAGCGCCAATAAGCATCCTGATAATTTAAGCTTGCTGGACAGCTTGAGCAAAGTGCCTCAAACAAGAAGAAAG GCATCATCAATTGCAGAAACGTCAAGTCATAACTCTAATAAAGATAAAGCAGGTGATGATAAGGACTTGGACAAGGCAGATCTATGGAAACCTCTAAACTGTCTTGTAGAGGCTGCAAGCAAAACAAAGTCCTTCAGGTCAAGTCCATCTGTTAAGGGAGATCAGCCCAATGGATCTCCTAGTAGTGAACATGCTAGCAAAGAGAAGCCCGTGGAGAATCTACGGAAGACCAGATTTCAAGATGACAAGAAAGATGCTCCACAGCCAGTAATGCTTAAAAAGAAAGGGACTGGCCGGACGAAGAATGCAACTTCTGTTGCTGCAGCTAGCCAGAAGGCCCAGAATAGTAGGGCACTGAACCCCGTATGGTTCTCATTGATTGCCTCGTTTGAGCA GAAAGGTGTCCCACCCTTGCCACAGATACCTGCCCAttatttgagaataaa AGATGGAAGTATAGCCGCATCATCCATCCAAAGGTATATTATGCAGAAGCTCAGTCTTGGAAGTGAGTCTGAG GTTGAACTGAGCTGCTGCGGGCAGTCAATAAACCCCATACAACCGGTGCACAACCTGATGGATAGGTGGCTGAGGGTTGGCCCGTCGCGCCATTTGCAGACGTCGGTAGGCTCCTCTGGGGGAGAGTATGTGATGGTGATAACCTATGGGCGGCCGAAGTCTTGA